From Myripristis murdjan chromosome 13, fMyrMur1.1, whole genome shotgun sequence:
AGCAGCAGAGGCTTGACTCTTTCAGCCATTCACAGTCTCGCATCAATGCGTACAAAGGGCTGGCCAGTCCAGCTTATCTCTCCCTCTCGAATGAGGACCCGGTGATGGCGGCTCTGGAACTCAGCAACGAGCTTGCTGTTCTGGCCAACATTGAGAAGGAGTTCAAGGTATTTCAGCTGAAAATGTTCTCGTTGATGAAATTTAAAGTATTCCAGGTTGTTTGTCTATAACAGAGTCTAGTCTTTAATCAGGAGGGACACTAGGACACTAAGTGCGCATTCACGTGCATTCATTCATGGGCATTCATGGGCAAAAAAgtacaaacaaaaatgcaccaGTGCAACCAGTTTCCCCTTACGGGCATAAGTCTAACAGTCTATAAACGAATGAACATCCTCCTCAGATTTCAGGAAACTCAGGTGTTGCTGGGTATCTGCGTGCTTCAGTTTCTGTGTCTAATGAAACACTCAGGTTTGAAGGGAATTAATCATCAGGCATCTTCACACCTTGTTCACCTGCTCTGAAATTCCATGACTGCAATATCCTGGAGAACCACAGCCTTCAACACCCACCCAGTGTTAGACCAACACTTGTAAAATCACATCAAAAGCTACAACAGCGTGTTCACACTGCAATCACCTTGAATTCTGGCAGACTGTAGAGGTTCTGATGTCATGCAGAGGTCTATGTACAGCAATGGCAAAGATTTAAATAGTGGAATCATATAATTTTCACAGCATCGGTATTGTGTTACATCCTGCTGATGAGCAAGTTAGTAACTGCTAATTAGATAACATGAATTAGGAAAAAAAGTCCAAGCTTACCTTTAACTTCAACAGTGGATACAGCTATGAATCACTGAATTGCTGTAATCTACTTATAAATCTGGCACATAATAGGCAAAGACGATGATACACACATCATTAACAAGGTTGAAGGGGAATCCCTAGAGAGCAATTGAttatcatgttgttgttgttgttttcatgttttagatcattttgatatttgatattttaatcttccaagatctccaccaggtgatttcactgattaagtccctcctctctgctttaagGTGAGGTGGTCAGTGAAATCACCTTGGCCCTCCATGACACCAGTTTGAAACGGTCAAGTGGCCTAGGCCTAGAGCAGGgttaggcaaccatgtgccacggagagccgagagtctgcagccaaaaactccaccaggtgatttcactgatgacctcactgtcaagcagagaggaggaaccaatcagtgaaaaatccgtgtatcattcgttctttctattttcaattgccaatcaaaaatttaaaaaatgaaaaagtgactggttattttgttatttgttttttaatctaacaccaaaatccaaaatatgcctggtttttcatagttcaattttaggctcggatcaaaaatacgaaatggaaaaacgggaatcaggactgaatttgattttattatttaattggtccggtttacgtgacccagaagtttggtaatgagcggtagctcacagcagatcacagcagccaggtgcattcagtcccgccaccctgatcaccgccaccatggatagttattaggctacgtgttgtttcgaggaccaaagcgggtgggcgcggtaccgtccggtgccgcagccagcccgcctgatgccgtccggtgccgcggctggcccgcctgatgccgcggccgactggcgccgcggtaggagtagtaacatggaaaggcgcaagccagtaatttcgccttgggcggcaacataggcagaaccgccactgtgcaatttcacagaaaagggctgggtttcccagatcggttaagaaggtctccggagctactacccatcattgttaagaagctcagctgattttttcggttgtcatgtcctcttcttttagtcacacgctttggtcctcgaaacaacacgtaataactatccatggtggcggtgatcagggtggcgggactgaatgcacctggctgctgtgatctgctgtgagctaccgctcattaccaaacttctgggtcacgtaaaccggaccaattaaataataaaatcaaattcagtcctgattcccgtttttccatttcgtatttttgatccgagcctaaaattgaactatgaaaaaccaggcatattttggattttggtgttagattaaaaaacaaataacaaaataaccagtcactttttcattttttaatttttgattggcaattgaaaatagaaagaacgaatgatacacggattagTGAAATCGCCTGGTGGAGCATTTGGTCGGAATgaacacctgcagcctctcagctcgCTAAGGCACATGAATGCCTCCCCCTGGCCTAGAGAATGAAACCGAACTGAATAGCCTACTGACCTAAAGTTTCCACTAACTTATGCAGGTACACGTCTTGGTTCAAAACTTTAAACAGTGATATGACAAAAAGGAGTGAGAAAACCCAGTCATTCCAAAAATGACACCAGTAGAGTAATAGAAATGAAGCACTTTAATTTTAGCTGGTCCTTTGTATAGAAATATCTATCTCTCCACCTGTAGGAGTGTGAGTTTGTGAGtgtactatgtgtgtgtgtgtgtgggagagttGTTACATCCATACATATAGGGGAAGCATGTTGACGTTTAATTAGTGTGTACATAACCACTGAGAATAGATTAATGAACTTGTTACACTAATTGAAGCAGCGTGCTGACAAGCTTATTTCTGTCAATTAGTGGTTGCATGCATGAAAACCATAGTGTATGAAATGTCACACTAAATGTATTTCCTTGAACTTGCTGAATCAATTAACAAAGCAGTTATCACCCATTCAGTAAGCCTCTGCTGCGAGATATCTAAAGACATATTGCTCTCATTATCTGTTGTGTTACCTTCTTCACTTGACAGAATGATTACAAGAAGCTGTCCATGCAGTGCAAAGACTTCGTGGTGGGACTGCTGGACTTGTGTCGAAACACAGAGGAGGTGAACGCCATCTTGAACGGGGACACAGAGTTGTGTAAAAACTCTGAAGCCTCCAGCAGACAAAGCCTGATTAGGTTAAAACTTGCAATAAAGTATGAAGTTAAAAAGGTAAGACTGCAAAACCAatgaacagaagaaaaaaaaaaaacaatttaatctTTAAGATGAGAACTCATGATACATTTGCTTCCGAACGTAACCTTGTGCTTAcatctttgtctctccctctctctctctctctcacacacacacacacacacacacgcacacacagtttgtgGCACATCCAAactgccagcagcagctcctctccaTCTGGTACGAGAACCTGTCTGGACTCCGGCAGCAAACCACAGCAGTCAAGATCCTGCTCGCCCTCGGAGTGGCGGTCGGGCTGCCTATCCTGGCTTTTACGTACTGGATAGCTCCTTCGAGTAAGGTGAGCTACAAAAAATGTTGTACGTTGTTTTATCCTGACGGTCATATTCAGAGACTTTGAGACAATGCAGATGATACACAAGCAATTATATTCTTCATATATTTCCTgctatgtttattatttgtgtATGCTGCCTATTGTGGTTTTGCCCCATGTGTTAAAACTGCTGCCATAAAGCTGTACTAGGCAAGTCCATACTTTTGGGCTGTCTGCCCTCTTTGGACAGGCTCCGTTCATTTGGCCTCATTCACTCAAATTCTCAAATTCTCAAATGAATGTGCATTGTCCCTCAACATGCCACACCATCAGATATGATTGTGATTCGTTATTTTGAAGTCAGTGATAACCCACCAGCATTGGACTCAATTCAAATTCAAGGACTTAATTTCCCAGATGTCAATTAAAATGATCAGTAAATTCCCTTGACTTGAATTTCTTCTTTCTTAGTGTTTAGTGGGTTTGAAGATGGCAAAAAtcgtatttttaaaaaaatttttttttggtcatcacTGATAAGTCCAGCATTCTCTGCACTGTTGCTGTCATTTGGAGTCATCAATTCTGTTCCCACGTTTGAATCTTTCATATCCTCTGCACAAAGAGCATTTTGTGTCTTACCCTGCATTCATGTGGTGTCAGATTTATCAGGTATGCAAGAACTCGGCCATCTGAGCAGCATGTGTCCAAGAAATATAAGTAGTGGACAATCTTCAGCTATTTCACGCTATGTTCATGAAAACACTATGGAAAACTGAATGTTGTTGCACCACAGTTATGTAAAGGAATATATAGGTTTTCTttaatttatcctttatttaacacTTGACATAAGAGAACATTGAGGTGGTGCTTCCTGGTAGATAAATCCAGATGAATTCGACACGACATGACTGCAGGGACCGACCCTACCCAACACCTAAAATTAATTTGAGTCAGGCGTCTTTTTTGCAGCCCATTTGTGCTTAACAGGGGTGCATTTTATACATATTGAATTTTacccagtgcagctttaaggtTAGTTAAAATAATGTCAAACCTTGTTCTCTTGCTTTTCTCAGTTAGGGAAACTTATGCATGGACCTTTCCTGAAGTTTGTGGCCCACGCAGCTTCCTTTATGATATTTCTTTGCCTACTCGTCCTGAATGCAGCAGACCGCTTTGAGGGAACGTCACTGCTGCCTAACATGACTGCACACGATCACCCCTCACAGCTATTTCGAATGAAGACCACCCCCTTCACCTGGATGGAGATTCTCATCATATCCTGGATCATAGGTCATAAGTGTAAACAtacagccccctcctgttcctTTTAAGTTAGCATTacttcatttctttattttttaaaggtaCCCAATGTATCTTATGACCACAAGTGGCGCTACAGTGCAGGAAAGAAAACCGGGTCCCTGTTTGAGAGTTAAGCACAGGGgtgacattttacacacactgtTGTAAGCAATGCGACTTTCTAAACATTCCAAAATAAGGCTTCGCAAATGCCTTTTTGATGCAGGAAATGTGATCAGCATATTTATTAGGCCTCGAGAGCACAGCCAATGTGATTTTCTTGCAAAATTTTGGATGTAAACAAAAGCTTGTGTGCGTACAAGGAAAGCTACTTTGGGTACCTTCAATGTCCTCCCCTTCGATCTTTCAGACTTGTCTTGATATAACTTGAGGCTCCCACAGTCAAATAACTCTTCCGAGCACCTAGTGTCAAGGACACAGCATGTCACTGAAGAGTTATATCTCTGCACCCCCTTAATCGTGCCAGGAAATCACCCAGATAGATAATTATGTATTCTTGCCACATTTACCATAATAAATCAGCCTGACACTGAGTCCCCAAAGAGAAGGTGACACTTTCACTTTGCTCTGGAGGCAACAAGCTATGTGGTTTGGCTGGGGACGCATACCAAAATTCAGGCTACACATGCTGAAATCACATGAGCCAGGTTTACATGTGAATGGGGGAGGCAGTGAATGTGATATGTGATTTGTGCATTTCTTACAGGGAAGATCTGGGCAGAATGTAAAGACATTTGGATTCAGGATATACGGGAATATGTCTCCGAGCCATGGAACCTGCTCGACTTTGGCATTCTTGCCATTTTCGTGACCTCTTTCATTGCCAGGCTAATGGCTTTCTGGCATGCCTATACTGCCCAGTGTTACGTTGACAAGCACTACGCCCAACTATCCAACATGACCTTGCCTTCTGAGATACAGTATTTCCAGTTAGGTGAGTGTCGAGTGAAGAATTCAACTTTTAATCAACCGAATGATATGGATGAAACTGGGTCTCCTTGACATTTTCTAAACACCCCTCAATACCTTAACTCTccaattatgtttggggtcaatttgaccccagccaatgtttaacgtctctaaataaataattgacatcatttttttttttttttttttgcttcatagttaatgagttttcctaatgtaatgggtactactgggtaaacatgaaattcacatgatatgttttcaatgtcctgtacacactttgtatgcattggttataaattaaaaaaaaaaaaaaaaatctgtatttagaaataatataaagccattaaaacaccaaaaatgtatatttctttctaattttaggtcaatcagtgagattttatggtgatttgcatattttctcATAGTCACGTAATAGAAATACTGGATGTGTAAGTGGGGGTTATggtttatttaaagggctatttagatcgtcagcaaagaaaaataaagtacctgacacataaactttggtaacaattttaattataatcatttttttggaggtttaaactgctggggtcaaattgaccccaaacacaaaagatgttcgtaaatttgaataggagggttaattcAGTCATTCAGATATTGAGGGCTTATTGACTATACTGAGAAGAGGTTCTTGAAAATCTCATCTAAACTGCTTTTAGACCGGGAAGCTGCAGGATTGGGTGGAAAAACAATGCATCTAGTCAATAATCAATCCTGTGTGTGAAGATACTGAACCTGAAAAATTGAATGGCAGAAATGATGCACTTGGTTAACATACCTCAGATTTCCTGCACACGCTTGCCTGGTTCAGATCTTAATTACAGGTCACGTCAAGGTTACATTAGATAAGGTGTTTTGAAATGATTTAGTCCTCCTGTGGTATGGCTCTCAGCACCACAGCAGAAaatcaatagaaaaaaaaaaaaatcaatgcagcaCTCAGTGTTTGAACATATAGCGTACTCAGTGTTAATGCTTGTCTTCTTACCAGTTCACTCTTGTATCTCACCAAAGCGTGTTTGATTGCACGATTTCTGGAGCTTAGGAAATATTGTCAAACCATAAATTTCAAATTGAGGTGGAAAAAGAGTTGTGCATTTGTATTCCTTGTGATGACACTGAGGCATCTTACCTGCACACAGAAACTGTTTACTGCTTGACATTTATGGCCCACATTGACTGTCTGCTCATTTTCAGCTCGAATCGACTGGATGCCCTCAGACCCGCAGCTCATATCCGAAGGCCTCTATGCCATCGCCGTGGTGCTGAGCTTCTCTCGCATCGCGTACATCCTGCCTGCCAACGAGAGCTTCGGGCCTTTGCAGATCTCCTTAGGAAGGACGGTGAAAGACATCTTTAAATTCCTGGTCATTTTCATAACTGTGTTTGTGGCCTTCATGATCGGAATGTTCAATCTGTACTCATACTACCTCGGAGCCAAGCAGAACGATGCCTTTACAACGTGAGTACTGCGAGGCCTGCGGGTCGCTGTGCCAATACGGCTGCTCGAAGGTCAATATTTTCTAGTAACGCCTTCCTATTGATTTAACAGAATCAATAGGATGTAAGGCTAGAAAATATGTTTCACCAAACTGATTGAAATCCCATTTTCTCCGCTTCCTGCAGGGTCGAAGAGAgttttaaaacattattttgggCCATTTTCGGGCTGTCAGAGGTGAGGTCAGTGGTCCTTAACACCGACCACAAGTTCATCGAGAACACGGGCTACATTCTGTACGGCGTCTACAACATCATCATGGTGATTGTCCTGCTGAATATGCTTATCGCCATGTTCAACAGCTCCTTCCAAGAAATTGAGGTAATTTATTAAGCATCTACATGCAACACCAAACGACTTCTGTCTTTGTAACAAATTGTATGGCATCAGCGATGTGACTGACCTTGTTACATCACATTTGTTTGATAAATAATAACAGGGAGGCTAGATTAGACAGTTTATTGGCATCTGCAAAGCCATCTATTCTTCGGTTTTAGTCccaaaacagcagcgcacttgGTTTAGAAAATGTAGTGTCATTTACATACGATAAAGAGCAGGCTGTGCTTCAGTTTAATGTGGAATTTGTACATCAGAATTGCCGCTTATGCTCTCAGTGGTGAAACACAGGCTGATTATGATAAGAAGACGTTGTAAACATGTCACTGTAACAGCTTTGATTTCCCATGCAGATAACTGCTGTTCTATTTTACTCTCTGTCTGTGCAGACTCATTTTGAAGGGAGCAGTAAATTATCATAATCTTTTTTAGGTCTCAGCCACTAACTAACTGTTGGCTCATTTTGCAAACATAATTAGCCAAATATTTCAGAGGTGGCATCTTTAGATCAgttatattcatattcatgtttaatgtttaaagtATGCCTCAGTGTTGAATTTAAATGGTAAATAGCAGCTCTGTCActcctcttctgcttcttccATATTGTCACAGGATGATGCCGATGTGGAGTGGAAGTTTGCCAGAGCTAAACTCTGGTTCTCTTATTTTGAGCATGATGGCACGCTGCCTGTGCCCTTCAACCTCATACCCAGCCCGCGGTCTGTCATTAGTCTGTTGCTGGGAATCTGGGAAATTCTCTGCAAGCTGCCTCGAAGCAGACACAAAGAAAGCCCAGTCGATGACATGGAGCTTAATAAGGTCAGGTTTACGTTGTAGGCAAAacttatatatataataaatatgataatTCACCCTCTTAATTCCATATTAGGGAGTGGTTGCATTGCTTTTTACTCCTACATGTGGCTCAGTGATGAAGTCCAGCCTTGCGTTGCTTGCGGTGCAGAGCTGCAGAGCCCCCTTGTGTCATGTTTAAAAGCTACAGTTTCTGTCTTGATCTAATAAtcctgttatttgtttttaaactacAACAAACTGAACGtgttcttttgtgttttcaatcTTAGTTGAGACCGCCGGAAGATCTGACTGCTGGAGCGCCGTCTTGTCCGACTCATCACCAGGTAAACACACTTTTCATATTGTGATTATTGCTGATTATTGCTAAGTTCAATCTGCTTAAGCAAACGTATCGCAATCATTTTATCCTGTTAGTAACCAAGGTACTGTTGGTTGACAATGACTCCTGTTTTCCTGGAAGAAGATGTGTGGGAGGaggggttacacacacacacacacacacacacaaacacaaacacacacacacagtggtatttaTTAGTACCTTATgttcagtggtggaaagagtactgtACATCGCTAATCCAGTAGAAGCACTCTTACTTTGCAAAAAGGAGAATCagattcctcctctcatctttgctgactgagcttttattgtgaaaggttccacaatctgtcactgatcatttgtactctgtaatggatatgattCAAAATGTAGTTTAGTACAATActtaagcaaaaatgtactggtaacactttacgaataagagtacaacaaataacgttagttaatgcaataaaaaacattaagtaacaggtaataaacattaagtaacaggtaataaacattaagtaacagttaactaaccgttaactaatgtgtctaagaatcatgtactaatgctgttcatgctaaggtattaatttttatgttatttaaggcttattgtagatattattaacattatgtcataataatcattaactaacacttaattaaccattacggcattaactaatgttaactaacattaattgttgtactcttattgtaaagtgttgccAATGTACTGATGAAAAAGTGAGAGTACTGACTTAAAAAAGCTattcaattacagtaacatgagtaaatgtaaataGTTACTTCCGCCTCTGCTTGTGTTGGTACTTTAACTTTCTATGTTTGAAATTGTATCAGCAACCATGCAGTAAATTGTTTCACTCTCATCCCAAACCTTCTCATTAGTCTGTCAGTTCAGTCTGGGAACGCTCCAATCATACACTCACATCTCAAGGCTGTAACTAGCCTATAGTTGGTTTTGCATCAGGTTACTTTGAATTTTAAGGGAAATGTGTCTTTACCACACAGAAGATAATGAATCGCCTCATCAAAAGATACATCTTAAAAGCACAGAGGGATAAAGACAATGACGAAGTGAATGAAGGTAGGTGGAGCGACTTTGCTGGACAGACATGGcgcctgtttgttttgcaaagcACACTTTACAGTATCTAAAGCCATTTTCCTTACCGTTTGACCTCACAGGTGAGCTGAAGGAGATCAAACAGGACATCTCCAGTTTACGTTACGAGCTCCTTGAAAGGAAAAGGCACAACATGGATACTCTGGAGGAGCTCATCGGGCGACTGAGAGAAGTCGTGCATGTTCAGCAGAAACTGAGCTGGGAGGGGAATCAGAATGAGGCGTTGCAGCAAGCACACAAAGTTcattaacagaaacaaaaaataaataataaataaatctttatccttcacaaaaatatgtatatgttaGAGATGCACTTAAACACACTGGACACACCTTGTATCTTTTGTCATTCATTTGGCCAGGGTGAAAGACCTAACATGTAATACACACCCCTGGACAAAAAGGTGGACCTGCTCTTCATAAAATGATTgacaacatgaaaatgcattCTAGTAGGTATTTTCTCTCCCTGGCGAACAAAGTCACACTTTCACAGACTGGGTTCTCTGTATGTAAAGTctgtttgttcttgttattcAAAGATAAATACATGTACGGTGTGTAACCACATGGTGGCACTAGTGGGACTTATTTTTGTGTCAGAGGTTCTCTCATTCGCTGCTACAGTGTCTAACATGATGGTGCTGTTTGTTACCAGTGATTTAGGTGTTTGGGTTCAGAAGGGATTGCTGGATTTGGGTTTGAAAAAAAGAGTTctaagagaagaaaagagacttTGGAAGTGTCACAGGCCAGACTTTGAGTCAGACAGCACAtcagaataaattaaaattatgatgGTAATAACTGCTCATGGAGCTTCCAACAATTCTTAGTTTATGAGCTCATTTcctccactaaaaaaaaaacactcaacaaGACAATAGCTGAATTTCTCTTGCAGGATGTGAGCTTTTGTTGAATTTCTGTCACTTCATCTGTTTTATTGAACTGCAGATTACTTAAGCATAATGCGTAATGGATATAATGATAATCCATGTTAATTATTTTCACCTCATCAAATGCGGAGGGTGCGTGCCATTTTAGCAACAGGACACAATTCCTGCAGTGCTCTCACGCTCGCTGTGACGCAAGACGAGCGTCTGAGAGCAGCCTGACCTGTCAGACAGACGAACAGCTCACCTGCTTCCACAGTCACACCATTAAAGTAAAAGCCGCCCACCGATTTCAGCTGTCAGGTTCCTGAGAGGTGCTGCTGTGTTACTTTTTATATGAATGGAACTG
This genomic window contains:
- the trpc6b gene encoding short transient receptor potential channel 3, which produces MTRTVSIQAEDGVLVRGSPAGGSTLPEDDMRRTVCLPRVRFSGWAFGSEQVNQAKVCFLRWSSEDRDMMPHQAMAKPRRQALRGPGYMFCGHSSSLSVTEELFLEAAEYGNIPEVRRMLEELPDLNINCVNYMGQSALQLAVANEHLDVTKLLLRKKDLARIGDALLLGISKGYIRIVEAILGHEAFTDSQRLTNSPGQAETHDDFFANDEDGTRFSHDITPIILASHCQEYEIVRILLMKGARIERPHDYFCQCTTCSEQQRLDSFSHSQSRINAYKGLASPAYLSLSNEDPVMAALELSNELAVLANIEKEFKNDYKKLSMQCKDFVVGLLDLCRNTEEVNAILNGDTELCKNSEASSRQSLIRLKLAIKYEVKKFVAHPNCQQQLLSIWYENLSGLRQQTTAVKILLALGVAVGLPILAFTYWIAPSSKLGKLMHGPFLKFVAHAASFMIFLCLLVLNAADRFEGTSLLPNMTAHDHPSQLFRMKTTPFTWMEILIISWIIGKIWAECKDIWIQDIREYVSEPWNLLDFGILAIFVTSFIARLMAFWHAYTAQCYVDKHYAQLSNMTLPSEIQYFQLARIDWMPSDPQLISEGLYAIAVVLSFSRIAYILPANESFGPLQISLGRTVKDIFKFLVIFITVFVAFMIGMFNLYSYYLGAKQNDAFTTVEESFKTLFWAIFGLSEVRSVVLNTDHKFIENTGYILYGVYNIIMVIVLLNMLIAMFNSSFQEIEDDADVEWKFARAKLWFSYFEHDGTLPVPFNLIPSPRSVISLLLGIWEILCKLPRSRHKESPVDDMELNKLRPPEDLTAGAPSCPTHHQKIMNRLIKRYILKAQRDKDNDEVNEGELKEIKQDISSLRYELLERKRHNMDTLEELIGRLREVVHVQQKLSWEGNQNEALQQAHKVH